GCGTGCTGCTATTCTGTAATCCCAGATATGTGGTTGTTGTTACGCTCTATATCAAACTAGGCCTATGCTTAGCCTCTGCAGTAGGGGGTGGCGACGCACAAGCTGCTGGAGTATAAGTATGCACATAAGAGGCAAGAGGGGTAATGTGAACGCCCACGCAGATCAGTACGCATATTGCAGagctaattttaaatacaataaaTAGAAAAACGTTATAGTTTAGAGAAGTTAGAAATAAAAGCTAATGATGTTATTTATGATAATAATGACCAGTTTGGCCTTGAtagatttgaaataattatgaaAGTATTTGCGGTAATGTTGTTCGATGAGTTGATGACAAGCTGTTGGAGTAATTTTGATGAGAATAGTTGATGATGACCGGTAGGAAAAATGTTAATAAGTTGATGCATGTGAGCTATTTGGCTTGGTGGGTTgaaaaaaagatatttttttcacaacaggataataattgcaccctctagaggctgaagaagtcaagaccccagaacggtttatatcaggttatggaccgatttcaaccatactcagcacatttgttgaaaaccataacagaacaactcatgcaaagtttcagccaaattcggataagcggtttatatagcagtcatatcaaaatatggaccgatatggcccatctccAATACCAACgtatctacactaataagaactatAAGCGGTTTATATAggcggtttatatagcagtcatatcaaaatatggaccgatatggcccatctccAATACCAACgtatctacactaataagaactatttgtgcaaaatttcaagcggctagccttattTCTGCAAAAGTTcgaagctttcgacagacagccggacagacgtggctagatcgacttaaaatgtcacgacgataaaAAGTTTATAGACTTTATgcggttttagacgaatatttcgaggagtttcaaacagaatgacgaaatgagtatgaAAACATgttaaagcgtgttaagttcggccggaccgaatcttgggaacccaccaccatggattcataCCAATTTCGGtcgtattttgcacagttgttggaagtcgtaacggaacaccgcatactaaatttcagacaagtcggacaaaaattgcggcttccatgggctcaagaagtcaaatcgggagatcggtttatatgggaggtatatttggttgtagaccgattcggaccgcacttgATTGCTGCAAATCTTGgcagaacactgcatgctaaatttcagccaaatgggactgAAATCCaccgtctcaagaagtcaaatcgggagatcggtttatttgggaggtATATttggttgtagaccgattcgggccgcACTTTGTTGCTGCAAATCTGCCCCTGATAAACCAACTGTatgcccctcctaatgctggcgacatttgtgaggtactatgccatgtaaaccttctcttcaaagaagtgtcgcactacggctcgccgatcggactcggctataaaaaggaggccccttatcactgagctttaacttgcactcattgatatgtgagaagtttacccctgttccttagtggaatgttcatgggaaaatttgcaatttgcaactttacgcgttcgaccgctgtcgtgattacgacagacggacagacgtggcTAGAACGACTGTGAACgtcgagaccatcaagaatatttaaactttatggggtctaagatgaatatttcgaggtgtttcaaacggaaagacttgattagtatacccccattctattgtgggtataaaaatcgaagcgatgtataaaaaaattaaataaaaatcaaatctagTGGCCACATTATctattcatacaaaattttgatgatgTTGTTAAGAATGTTGATTACCATAAAATGAGTCTTTATCACACCGCTGTAACTTTCAATTTAATGCCCCCTTCTGTTGTCACCAGCAAATTCTTATTATCCATAACAATTTCCGTTTGCTGACAACTCTCAAAGCGAAAGTGTCTCAACAACTCCACAAGGCCAATCTTAGTTTGCATTTTGCCAAATCTCATGCCTATACAGTTGCGAGGACCATCACCGAAGGGCAAATAGGCGCAAGAATGGCGTTTTTCGTTTTCACTGGCTGTAAATCTTTCTGGCTTAAATTCATTTGGTTGTTCATAGTACTCGGGATCATGGTGTATGGCATCCACGGGAATAACAACAGATGTTCCCTTCTCTATGGTCAGAGATGTTTTGGGAATTCGATAATCATATTTGGTGGTGCGCATAAGAACAGGCAGAACAGGATAACAGCGCAATGTTTCTGCaaaggaagaaaataaaaattttcataattgttAGATTTATGAGTTATGAACAGATTACCAGTTTGCAGCACTGTTTGCTATACAGAAAGGCAGAGAAGGCTTGCTCTTTACCACTttagttttcaaatttttattaaaaaataaatgttattgtTTACAGTCTCACCTGAAACCACTTGATCTAAATACTCCATGCCATGTAGACCCTCATAGGTCACCTCATTATTATTTTCCTttaaattcttcaaaatctccTGTCGCAGCTTCTCTTGTATCTGAGGATGACGTGCCAACTCGTACAGGCAAAATGACATGGTGGTCGAGGAAGTCTCAAAACCAGCCAAAAAGAATACAAAAGTCTGAGCTGCCATTTGCTCAATGGTTAGACCCTGAGACAAATCTATGCCTTGCGATTCTCTGGCCAATTCTTGGTCCTTTGCCTTCAACTCAATCAGCAAATCCAAAAAGTCATTAcgttttatggaatttttctcCCTATACTCCACAGTTTCgcgtatgactttcaaaaagaATGTGGAAACTTTGTCGGTAAAGAATTTCATGCGTAATTTTCGTGCCACTTTAGGATTGGTGAACATGAATTGTTGCACCAAAGGATGATGTCTCATCTCGGTGAATATGGATCTTCCTTTACGACGAAATTCCGCATTGGGATCTTTGAGGCTGCAGCAGTCAATGCCAAAGGCACAGGTACCAATGACATCGGTGGTAAAACGGGCACATAGATCTTTAATTTCCAAAATCGTATCTTCAGGGGCTTTCTTTAACATGTCAGCAACCACCTCACCCAGATGTTGTCCCACTTTGACCACTGTTGGAAACATATACTTCATTTTGGCCGAGGTAAAGACCGGAGTCAATTTATTTCTCATGGCACGCCATTGTTCACCCTCAAGCGTGACCAAATGTCCAGTAAGAGGATCATCGCGTACATTATTGAAAACTCCACGATCATGAAAGTTTGAAAAATCCTTGATCAGTATATGTTTTACCAACTCCAAATCCAGTATTATGGCTGCCTTGGTTACAAAGACATAACAGCCtcctatggcagctttaccctTAAATTTTGTGTAAAGCCTTTGGATAATATCACGAAAATGTTTTGAAGTACCAACACCTTTCATGTTACCCAATATGGGCAAGGGAATTTCCTGTGGCACACCATGTCTCTGCCAATAGCTGTATAAGGTGTACAAGTACGTCAGCAGAGTGATAAGCCCAACAACAATTAAGGTAGCCAATATCATGTTTGCCGCTATGTACAGTTGATCAAGTAGCTGTCTGTTTAAAACTGGATTTATTCTGTATCAATTCAAGACTCCGATCACATAGACATTGAAATGTTAAAGAAAGAGAGAAAGTTTTTGTTTACATGGGAGAACTAAGCTTTTGATGGGGCGAGGGAGagcgagagagaaagagagagagagagagtaatgCAGCGTAAACAACATTTAAtcgattgttgttgtttatttacgCTGTGTCATGCCAAAGCAATTtgcatacccatcaccatagcaaggggatattcattttatcaatccgtttgcaacatccgAAATGTCTATGGCAAAATCTTCACCgtgaatatatttttgatcctaGCAAAATTCCAAGAATATGTTtttgtgtctgtccatccgcccgtctgtcttgCAGCATTTAAAAGTTAATACATTTATCTGAAATGTAACGCAATCTCTTTATTGTTCCAGCTCAAATTTTGGTACAGCAGAAAAagaattatatttggatattgctctcCCCTAGACTATTCCAGCTCAAATTTTGGTACAGCAGAAAAagaattatatttggatattgctctcCCCTAGACTGACCTGCCAAAATAATATCTAGATTCCATAAAAGGTATTacctattatccgattttgctgaacttgaACCACAAAGTTTAACCACACCCAGAAGAATaaatttgctgatatcagcaaacacttttaaaacaagtaagaacgtgcttgGTTCTGCAGGGCCAAATTtttgaacccaccaccatggattctggtacAAATTCGCACAAATGAAATCACTTGAAGGACTTATGTGGACTTAAGGTAGCAAACTTGTGCCCAATCaggcaaatattaaagcttctagggtccatagaagactaatcgggaaatcggattTTTTGGGAGCTTAAAAAGGTTATGTTGGGCAGGATTAACACACTGacaaatacatcatgcaaaatgttagcccaaTTGGATGACAATtgtggcttgtaggggctcaagaagtaaaatccggggatcggtttatatggggatcgAAAGCATAGAAAGGCCTCTGGGGGTCGGCTAAGCACCGCCTAGAAGAGATTTAGACGccccagaattttaaaaatttcattgttttcggCAAAATTTGCTTATTTTATTGCTATTCAGTGGGTTTTAGCTAAGGAAGATCTTATCCTCCAgatctattacggtgggatagaTTCAGAATTCAGAGGATGTATGGACAAAgtctagtgagaaaacactagaacttctcgttgatacatatttcccgggaaactgtCTAAATGCACAATGTGTCACCAGAAGAGGTTGCCATTGGTTCGTCGTAGGTTAtgggggaaattgtgtctgagtcgaaaatcctttgggcgataagaagtttcgactcctttaagtcgccaggccctgatgaagtgtcaccggttgaattataagctgtgtccgacagactggcttcttggcttagggagatatactctgcttgtatcaatatgtcgtatatacctgtgagatggagggacacgaaggtcactttcattccgaaagcaggaaaaccctaccacacgaaggcgaaagactacagagaggttgataaaaacaaatcttaggacaaagatccctggataTCGCCTTGGCATGATGTTGCCAAGACAGGCAAAGAGTAAGggacaagtccactgaaacagccctttacgacctagtcggcCGCATCAAGGGCTCTCTCAatgtcaaggaatacacaatggtagcatttgttgacattgaaggtgctttcaataatgtaaaactgaaGTCAataatgaaggagttggagtttctaggcataagcactaccataagaaagtttgttaatactaaaacaagtaaagccgaatttaatgccttttcagaccctttatcggcagatcggtctatgtgacagctatatctaaatatagtccgatctctaccATACTTCGGTGGGATGTTGAGGCGCTTAAagctgcgcactattccaaatttcagcgaaatcggatgaaaattaaaacttttatggccttcagacgtttatcgggagatcgttctatatggcagctatatctaaataaagtccaatctgaatcatatttaagtcagatatcgggaggcttaaaataatccactgttgcaatttttagcgaaatcgggtaataaataaagcttttatggtctttagaccctttatcgggagatcagtatatatggcagctatatctaaatatagttcgatttggactatatttgggtcagatgttgataggtctaaaactactcactgtt
The genomic region above belongs to Stomoxys calcitrans chromosome 5, idStoCalc2.1, whole genome shotgun sequence and contains:
- the LOC106083639 gene encoding probable cytochrome P450 6a14; this translates as MILATLIVVGLITLLTYLYTLYSYWQRHGVPQEIPLPILGNMKGVGTSKHFRDIIQRLYTKFKGKAAIGGCYVFVTKAAIILDLELVKHILIKDFSNFHDRGVFNNVRDDPLTGHLVTLEGEQWRAMRNKLTPVFTSAKMKYMFPTVVKVGQHLGEVVADMLKKAPEDTILEIKDLCARFTTDVIGTCAFGIDCCSLKDPNAEFRRKGRSIFTEMRHHPLVQQFMFTNPKVARKLRMKFFTDKVSTFFLKVIRETVEYREKNSIKRNDFLDLLIELKAKDQELARESQGIDLSQGLTIEQMAAQTFVFFLAGFETSSTTMSFCLYELARHPQIQEKLRQEILKNLKENNNEVTYEGLHGMEYLDQVVSETLRCYPVLPVLMRTTKYDYRIPKTSLTIEKGTSVVIPVDAIHHDPEYYEQPNEFKPERFTASENEKRHSCAYLPFGDGPRNCIGMRFGKMQTKIGLVELLRHFRFESCQQTEIVMDNKNLLVTTEGGIKLKVTAV